The Mercurialis annua linkage group LG2, ddMerAnnu1.2, whole genome shotgun sequence genome contains a region encoding:
- the LOC126669799 gene encoding UDP-glucuronate 4-epimerase 1: MPSLEEELFPSTPGKFKIERAGHHHTMNRQFYRCFTSTSTMFLWALFLIALTASYLSFQSFFDTGTKYFSASWGGIQWERQVRKSAEIHRATGGGKVVLVTGAAGFVGTHVSLALKKRGDGVVGIDNFNNYYDPSLKKARKSLLNDRGIFIVEGDINDARLLAKLFDVVRFTHVMHLAAQAGVRYAMENPHSYVHSNIAGLVTLLEVCKSANPQPAIVWASSSSVYGLNDKVPFSESDRTDQPASLYAATKKAGEEITHTYNHIYGLSITGLRFFTVYGPWGRPDMAYFSFTRNILQGKPITVYRGKNRVDLARDFTYIDDIVKGCLGSLDSSGKSTGTGGKKRGPAPYRIFNLGNTSPVTVPTLVSILEKHLKMKAKRNMVDMPGNGDVPFTHANISSARREFGYKPTTDLQTGLKKFVKWYLSYYGYDHGKV; encoded by the coding sequence atgccGTCTTTAGAGGAGGAGCTCTTCCCTTCAACGCCGGGCAAGTTCAAGATCGAACGCGCCGGCCACCACCACACCATGAACAGGCAATTCTACCGCTGCTTTACCTCGACGAGTACCATGTTCTTGTGGGCGCTTTTCTTGATTGCTTTAACGGCGTCGTATTTAAGTTTCCAGAGTTTCTTTGATACCGGTACCAAGTATTTCTCCGCTTCTTGGGGTGGCATTCAATGGGAAAGACAAGTCCGGAAATCCGCCGAGATCCACCGCGCTACGGGTGGTGGTAAGGTGGTTCTTGTGACCGGCGCAGCCGGTTTTGTCGGTACTCATGTTTCTTTAGCTTTGAAGAAGAGAGGAGACGGCGTCGTTGGgattgataattttaataattattacgATCCTTCTTTAAAGAAAGCGCGTAAGTCTCTTTTAAACGACCGTGGAATTTTTATAGTCGAGGGTGATATTAACGACGCGCGGCTTCTAGCCAAGCTGTTTGATGTGGTTCGGTTTACTCATGTTATGCATTTGGCGGCTCAAGCCGGAGTTAGATATGCTATGGAGAATCCACACTCTTATGTACATTCGAATATAGCCGGCTTAGTCACTCTTTTAGAGGTTTGTAAATCGGCTAATCCGCAGCCGGCTATTGTTTGGGCTTCGTCGAGTTCGGTTTACGGTTTGAACGATAAGGTTCCGTTTTCTGAATCGGATCGGACGGACCAGCCTGCGAGTCTGTACGCGGCTACGAAAAAGGCAGGTGAGGAAATTACCCATACTTATAATCATATTTATGGTCTGTCAATCACCGGGTTAAGATTTTTTACTGTTTACGGTCCATGGGGTAGACCCGATATGGCTTATTTTTCGTTTACGAGAAATATTTTACAAGGGAAACCGATTACTGTTTATCGGGGCAAAAACCGGGTAGATTTGGCTCGGGATTTTACCTACATTGATGATATAGTGAAAGGATGTCTCGGGTCTTTGGATTCTTCGGGCAAGAGTACGGGTACGGGTGGGAAGAAACGGGGACCCGCACCGTATCGGATATTTAATTTGGGTAACACATCTCCCGTTACCGTACCGACACTTGTGAGTATATTAGAGAAACATTTGAAGATGAAAGCTAAGAGGAATATGGTGGATATGCCCGGAAACGGCGATGTTCCGTTTACACATGCGAATATAAGTTCGGCTCGAAGAGAATTCGGGTATAAACCAACGACGGACTTGCAAACCGGGTTgaaaaaatttgttaaatggTATCTATCTTATTATGGATATGATCACGGGAAGGTGTAA
- the LOC126670074 gene encoding cytochrome P450 81Q32-like, with protein sequence MEFTLLYYCLALTLPILFLFLKSWARKRSQHIKNLPPSPRAIPILGHLHLVKPPLHRSFLSLSKKYGPIVSLRFGSRPVLIVSSPSAVEECFTKNDVIFANRPAFTMNTYVSYNSTTLGTSPYGDHWRNLRRISAVEIFSSHRLNTFIGIRRDEIKSFLKTIYQASGEGFGKVELKEMLMELNLNIVMKMITGKRYYGERNLTGKDETDAKEVRDLVTELFEYGGASYMGDFLPFLQWIDYGGFLKRLERIGKQTDKLLQGLIDDHRDDDEGSSVRRNTMISHLLSLQQSETQSFSDENIKSLILDIIFAGTETTAVTLEWAMSCLLNHPEVLDKAKQELDSQIGQENLLDEADLSKLPYLQNIITETLRLYPAGPLLLPHVSSQACNVGGYHVEANTMLMVNAWAIHRDPEIWEDALEFKPERFEITGSNDQIYKLMPFGMGRRSCPGMGLANRVLGFALGSMIHCYDWKKVGDKEIDMSEKVGLSMPKAEPLQAMCKARAIMKKLASSF encoded by the exons ATGGAGTTTACACTTCTATACTACTGTTTGGCTTTAACTCTTCCCattctctttcttttcttaaaATCATGGGCACGAAAAAGATCACAACACATCAAAAACCTTCCACCAAGCCCACGAGCAATTCCGATCCTAGGTCATCTCCATCTCGTCAAACCGCCCCTCCATCGATCTTTCCTTAGTCTTTCCAAAAAATACGGTCCAATAGTTTCTCTCCGATTCGGTTCTCGCCCTGTGCTCATCGTATCATCACCGTCAGCAGTCGAAGAATGCTTCACAAAAAACGACGTCATTTTCGCGAACCGCCCTGCTTTCACAATGAACACCTACGTCAGTTACAATTCCACCACTCTCGGAACATCTCCATACGGGGACCATTGGCGTAACCTTCGCCGAATAAGCGCTGTCGAAATTTTCTCATCGCATCGCCTAAACACGTTCATAGGAATCCGACGAGACGAAATAAAGAGCTTCCTTAAGACCATTTATCAAGCTTCAGGAGAGGGTTTTGGTAAGGTGGAGTTAAAAGAAATGCTGATGGAGCTGAATTTGAATATAGTTATGAAGATGATCACCGGGAAGAGGTACTACGGCGAAAGAAATTTGACGGGCAAGGACGAGACAGACGCAAAAGAAGTTAGGGATCTGGTGACTGAGCTTTTTGAATATGGTGGAGCCTCATATATGGGAGATTTCTTGCCCTTTTTACAGTGGATTGACTATGGAGGATTTTTGAAACGACTCGAAAGGATTGGAAAACAAACTGACAAGTTATTGCAAGGTCTTATCGATGATCATCGAGATGATGATGAGGGTAGTTCTGTGAGAAGGAACACAATGATCAGCCATCTTCTTTCTCTGCAACAATCAGAAACACAAAGTTTTtcagatgaaaatattaaaagtcTTATTCTG GACATAATATTTGCTGGTACAGAGACAACAGCCGTTACATTAGAATGGGCAATGTCTTGTCTTCTTAATCATCCAGAAGTTCTTGACAAAGCTAAACAAGAATTGGACAGTCAGATTGGGCAAGAAAACTTGCTAGATGAAGCAGATCTCTCTAAATTACCATATCTTCAGAATATCATAACAGAGACATTAAGATTATATCCAGCCGGTCCACTTCTTCTTCCGCACGTATCGTCTCAAGCGTGTAACGTTGGAGGATACCATGTAGAAGCCAACACAATGCTTATGGTTAATGCATGGGCTATACATAGAGACCCAGAGATATGGGAAGATGCACTTGAATTTAAACCTGAGAGATTCGAGATTACGGGAAGCAATGATCAGATTTACAAGCTGATGCCTTTCGGAATGGGACGAAGGTCTTGTCCTGGAATGGGTCTTGCTAACCGTGTTTTAGGGTTTGCTTTGGGGTCTATGATTCACTGCTATGATTGGAAAAAGGTTGGTGATAAAGAAATTGACATGTCTGAAAAAGTTGGTCTCTCCATGCCCAAAGCTGAGCCTTTACAGGCTATGTGCAAGGCTCGTGCTATCATGAAGAAATTGGCATCTTCTTTTTGA
- the LOC126668643 gene encoding uncharacterized protein LOC126668643, with the protein MFWKIGTLGGLSVNNFWNQLLCIQSFGTERENKIRRVACIFWELWVARNGLIFRQDQSDPQDVLHAADFLFQEWCNPLLRSHDARTAGLEQTEAQLWQPPISNAFKVNFDGAFLVGLSKGAGACVVRDRLGRIIATAARQFQHVTSPTVVEALALREAILLARRLRLTDFVIE; encoded by the coding sequence ATGTTTTGGAAGATTGGGACTCTTGGGGGTCTATCTGTAAATAATTTTTGGAATCAGTTGCTGTGCATTCAAAGCTTTGGGACCGAGCGTGAAAACAAGATTCGTAGAGTGGCGTGCATTTTCTGGGAGTTATGGGTTGCAAGAAATGGTTTAATTTTCAGACAGGACCAATCTGATCCTCAAGATGTTCTCCACGCAGCAGACTTCCTTTTCCAAGAATGGTGCAACCCTTTGCTTCGCTCTCATGATGCTAGAACAGCCGGTTTGGAGCAAACGGAGGCACAACTCTGGCAACCACCGATTTCAAATGCTTTTAAGGTAAACTTTGATGGAGCCTTTTTGGTGGGTTTGAGTAAAGGTGCAGGTGCTTGTGTGGTTAGGGACCGGCTAGGCAGAATTATTGCGACTGCTGCGCGTCAATTTCAGCACGTCACTTCGCCAACTGTGGTGGAAGCTCTTGCTCTTCGTGAGGCTATCCTTTTGGCCAGAAGACTTCGCCTCACTGATTTTGTTATCGAATGA
- the LOC126668642 gene encoding BAHD acyltransferase BIA1-like, whose translation MAKSVKVNIITKETIKPSSPTPQHNRLINLSLFDQLNFAMSTPVILFYPSLKNVKKINIQKQQSEKLKLSLSEALNIFYPLAGHVVNNSFVECNDYGIDYVEAKIDCTISEIFEQPDHDLLSKLIHVELNSVLTGAIIQVNFFSCGGLAIGVSLSHKITDAASLVIFLMNWAAKSLSVASTSSLIPHFVADTIIPSLKDPLILPPPPSLRMPKCKTNRFVFMASKVSALKAKAASVHVQNPTRVEAVTAFIWKCLMNITKSKQSELFARESVVIQAVNLRKRFVTPLPHNFVGNLSGKFLAKTKVGNDLELSNLVSLLRQGLDRVSEDIANLGQTATNFGGILKFAKDFGEMHNKDNVDLYTFTSLCGFPFYEIDFGWGNPKWAIATNLVLKNYIVMIDTKDGKGIEVWMSLGEEDMDLFERNEELLEFACINPSVSYGDIKAHPSCL comes from the coding sequence aTGGCAAAATCAGTGAAAGTAAATATTATCACAAAAGAAACAATCAAACCATCTTCCCCAACTCCTCAACACAATAGACTTATTAACCTCTCCCTCTTTGATCAGTTAAATTTTGCCATGTCCACACCTGTAATTCTCTTCTACCCATCTttgaaaaatgtcaaaaaaattaatattcaaaaacaaCAGTCTGAAAAGCTGAAATTATCCTTATCAGAAgctcttaatattttttatccaTTAGCTGGTCATGTTGTAAACAATTCTTTCGTAGAATGTAACGATTACGGTATTGATTATGTGGAAGCGAAAATAGATTGTACCATTTCGGAAATATTCGAACAACCCGATCATGATTTGCTTTCGAAATTAATTCATGTTGAGCTAAATTCTGTATTAACAGGCGCTATAATTCAAGTAAACTTTTTTTCATGTGGTGGATTAGCAATTGGTGTTAGTCTTTCTCATAAGATTACTGATGCTGCCTCTTTAGTGATATTCCTCATGAATTGGGCCGCTAAATCTCTTTCCGTGGCTTCCACGTCGTCGTTGATTCCACATTTTGTCGCTGATACtataattccgtcgctaaaagatCCTCTAATCCTACCACCTCCACCGTCGCTAAGGATGCCAAAGTGTAAAACAAACAGATTTGTTTTCATGGCGTCGAAGGTCTCTGCTCTGAAGGCGAAAGCTGCTAGCGTACATGTGCAAAACCCGACCCGTGTTGAAGCTGTGACTGCATTTATATGGAAATGTTTGATGAACATAACAAAATCAAAGCAATCCGAGTTATTTGCAAGAGAATCTGTTGTTATACAAGCTGTTAACCTTCGAAAAAGATTCGTCACGCCTTTGCCTCATAATTTCGTCGGAAACCTGTCGGGGAAATTCCTGGCGAAAACAAAGGTCGGAAATGATTTAGAGCTATCAAATTTAGTTTCTCTTTTACGACAAGGGTTGGACAGGGTGTCCGAAGATATCGCGAATTTAGGTCAAACAGCTACGAACTTCGGAGGAATACTAAAATTTGCGAAGGATTTCGGAGAAATGCATAATAAAGATAATGTAGATTTATATACATTTACAAGTTTGTGTGGATTTCCATTTTATGAGATTGATTTTGGGTGGGGAAATCCAAAATGGGCAATTGCCACAAATTTGGTGCTAAAGAATTATATAGTGATGATCGATACAAAGGATGGAAAAGGAATTGAAGTTTGGATGTCTTTGGGTGAAGAAGATATGGACTTGTTTGAAAGAAATGAAGAGTTACTTGAATTTGCTTGTATAAATCCTAGCGTTAGCTATGGCGACATAAAGGCTCACCCATCGTGTCTGTAG